The sequence TACGAAATTACAATCGATTTTCTTGAATCGAAAGGATTCCTTCAATATGAAGTCTCCAACTTTGCCAAACCGGGTTACGAATCCGTTCACAACAGGGCGTACTGGCAATACGGCGATTATCTCGGCTTCGGAACCTCGGCTCATTCTTTCGTCAAAAACAGAAGATGGTGGAACTATTCGAGCCTCGAATTTTATAAGAGGGCAGTCGACGAAAGAGACCACGGAGTCGCAGGCAGCGAAATTCTGACTCCGGAAATGATGCTGGAAGAATATGTAATGCTGGCTCTCAGAAGCGGCGGTATCGATATCGAAAATCTAAAAAAACGTTTCGGCGACAAATGGCTTGCCGCTAATCGGTCGATTTTGGAGATATTGAAAACAGACGGTCTTCTGAAAATTGAAAACGGAATTATTCGTCTTACTAAAAAAGGATATCTGCTTTGCGACGAGATTTTGATTAACTTCAAATACTGAATCGAAATTTGCTTATTGCGCCAAATATTTATAGATTTGCATAGTCTTATTCGCCCCTTAGTGGGCGATTTTTATTTGTGTGATATGGAAAAAGAAATATTAAAACAAGAAATCGACAGTATAGTCTCTCAAGAAGGTTTTTTCCTTATAGAATTCATACTGAGAGGAGATAAGAAACAGAGGATTATCGAAGTTTATATCGACGGAAAAGAAGCCGTAACCAGTTCCGTCTGCGCAGAGTTAAGCAGGATAATCAAGGATAAGATCGAATCCGAGCAGTTGATCGATTCGAATTATCGGTTGGATGTTTCTTCTCCCGGAATTGAACGTCCGCTTAAATTTCTCGAACAGTATCATAAGCATATCAACAGAAATTTTGAAGTTCATTATAAGGCTGGGGACGAAAAACGCAAGATTGAAGGTAAGTTGATTCGGATTGACGGCGACAAACTTATTTTCGAGGTTAAGCCGAAATCAGCCAAAGTTCCCGACGAATATGAAATTAATTTTAAGGACATAAACAAAGCCAAAGTATTAATTAGCTTTTGATTTGGAGGAATAATATATGAACCCAGAAATAGTCGAATCGTTTGCCCAAATGGTGCGGGAAAAAAGTCTCGACAAAGACGTTCTCGCAGGCATTATTGAAGAAATATTCGGTCTTCTCGTAAAAAAGAAATTCGGTAACGATGCCAGATACGATGTTGTGGTCAATATGGACAAAGGCGATATCGAAATTTTTCTCGAGCGCACAATCGTCGAAAAAGTCGAAGACCCGTCGACCGAAATAAGTATCGACGAGGTCAATGCGCGCGGAAACGAAGAAGAACTCGAAGTTGGCGACGATTACGTCGAAAAAATCGAATTGTCGCAATTCGGAAGAAGACTTATTAATCTTGCCCGTCAGAATCTGAATCAGAAAATCAGAGAAATCGAAAAAGATATCGTTTATAACGAATACAAGGAAATGATCGGAGAGATCGTAGTCGGCGACATTTATCAGGTTAGAAGAAACGACGTGCTGG comes from Melioribacter roseus P3M-2 and encodes:
- a CDS encoding ribosome maturation factor RimP, yielding MEKEILKQEIDSIVSQEGFFLIEFILRGDKKQRIIEVYIDGKEAVTSSVCAELSRIIKDKIESEQLIDSNYRLDVSSPGIERPLKFLEQYHKHINRNFEVHYKAGDEKRKIEGKLIRIDGDKLIFEVKPKSAKVPDEYEINFKDINKAKVLISF